The window TGTCCCTCGCTCCCTTGGTTCTCATGAATCAAGACAAGGTCCTCATGGAGAGCTGGTATGTACccctatttatatatatatattgctctGCTCCAAAATTTTCTTACTTCAACTCCTCTTGTATATAATTGGTCTCGCTCTCTTTCTTTAAAATTCCCCATTTAATTAATTTGCTCCGATCCCAATCCAATtaaggggaggggaggagtgTAGCGGAGTGGAGTACCCTTGTATGTATCATCTATGAATGGATCTAATGGTTGGGttgggggttggggttggggttgttgttgttattggtattattaattaattactaaGAAGGGAATTGAATTATGATAGGTACTACCTGAAGGACGCGGTGTTGGAGGGTGGAATTCCGTTCAACAAGGCCCATGGAATGACTTCATTCGAATACCACGGCACAGATCCCAGGTTCAATAAAGTGTTCAACAGCGGAATGTCCAACCATTCCACCATCACCATGAAGAAGATCCTCGACACCTACAAGGGATTCGAGGGACTCACCTCCCTGGTGGATGTCGGCGGCGGAATCGGGGCTACAGTACACATGATCGTGTCCAAATACCCATCTATCAGGGGCATCAACTTCGATTTGCCCCACGTCATCGACGATGCACCCTCCTACACAGGCGTCGAACACGTTGGGGGTGACATGTTCGTCCACATCCCAAAAGCCGACGCCGTCTTCATGAAATGGATCTGCCATGACTGGAGCGACGACCACTGCTTGAAATTCCTGAGGAAATGCTACGAAGCACTGCCCGACGATGGCAAGGTCATCGTGGTAGAGTGCATCCTTCCGTCCACCCCGGAGACCACCCGCGCTGCGCAGAGCGTCATCCACATCGATTGCATCATGCTGGCTCACAACCCTGGGGGCAAAGAGAGGACCCAGAAAGAGTTCGAGGCCCTCGCCAAAGGTGCCGGATTCCCTGGATTCCGAGTTGCCTGCGCCGCTTATAGCACTTGGGTCATGGAATTCTTGAAGAAGCCCTGATCATCATCTATCATCTATCATCTATCATCTATCATCCATCATCCATCATCCATCATCCATCATCATCCATTTTCTCCCTTCATCGATTAATTTAATTTGGTGGGTGCCTGGTACTTGGGATTTTGGATTACTACTCTCCTCTAAAGTCATCTGTGTTCACAGTCCTCTTTGTATACCTACTACTTTGTGTATCctgtttcctttcctttctttcttttctctctttctctccaccttttttctctttttagggATCCTTGGTTTTATGGATGTGGGATGGACGGTTTATTCttatacactttttttttatactgggttttatttttgtaaaaggGTTTTACGAAATCCGAACCCGATCGATTGCATTGTTTTCTACTTACAGGCTTCGTACGTGTTTGCTCTACCTAATCCGTCTCtctatatttatttttggtaatttGAGGTTCAGGGGATTGCTAGCACtattatgtatgtatgtatatcgttctttcttcttcttcttctgaacaGATTCTCCTCGTAATTGTCATACTCTTAATACCTATTTAGCTATTACAATAAGAATGTCAATTTTCAACACATGATGAAGCTTCTTCGTCCACCCTTCTTCACACAGGTCATATAAGTTGCAAATGGAAACTACtaaatactactaatagaataGTTAGtatagggaaaagaaaagagacgATTCCCTACTAATATTTTTTCAACTGCGTCGTTATTAATGGATTCATTCTCATTTATTCAtggtggggggtggggagtGGGGACTGTGGGAGTGACTTTAGACGATCAAGTTGGGTGAATTGCGTATTTTTGTCAAATGGAGATCTCgatttttcttgattttgacTAGTCTTTCTCCAGAGTCGATCCAAAGCTTTAACATATTTTTCGCCACACGGTCTAAGGTTAAGGTTTGGTGGGAGCGGAGTGGCCCAGAAAAGGAATGGATCAACCAAAACACCAAGTAACTCTTCAACCTGCGTTGAACACACTTTCCACTAAATATTGTAGCTAATTAAGATTGATACCCCTCACCTACTCACTCAAatttccaaaacaaaacaaaaaagaaaagattaccTAAAGGTTGTTATCAAACCCGTACTGGATTAAATTGTAGTTGCGGTTGTTCCATTATTTACGCGACTCTGCTTCGGTGTAGTGCTTTTGCCGCTGGCCGCCTTGAATGTGTACATTAATTTGTTTGTAGAAACAACTCAGTAATACCAATTTAGTATTCACTTCTGATCACTAAAAACTTCAAATCAATACTGCTACTGTTCcagttggagttggagttggattGATTAACACTGCTTGAAGTTTCTGAAAATTTGATATGAATTAGCAATTACAACATAAAGGAAAGGCAATTGTTGTGGAGTTGATTGCTCCGCCAACCTCCCCTCCCCTGAGGATAAATGTTGCCACTAAAAGCATCTTAATTAAATATTGCAAATGAAACTAACTGTACATGACAGAATGTAAAATCTGGAAGAAAAGAGATGACAGAATAAGAATTTACTGATTTGGCAGGAAAAGCTGGATTTGTCACCATGGatttttagtaatcggtatagGCCAAGCCGATACCaattttaatttactttttaATCCTTATTTTATGCTACATGCCAATATCCTATTGAATGTACAACAGATCCGGATCAATCCAATACCGATTACGTACTAAATCCATGTTTGTCACTAGTAATTTGGTGTGTTCTGCATCTGCCTTCTCCGTCATTGATCGAACTCTAAAAATAGGTATGTAACCGTTCCCACTCAGGAGTCTATAACTCAAGACTCTGAATTCTAGTTTAGTGGAGTTTCTTGCTGAAATAAAATGCTGCACTCAGTCTCAGTGGCTATGAAATTGTTATTTGGGTACAGATAGAGTATCTACAATCAATCTTTTGATTGAGATGTGATAGATGGGAGACATGGATGATTTTCTTCCAGCATGCTACTTCACCATGCAATTGGCCGCGGCTAATAATGCTTTGGTCCTTCTTATGGATCCAGAGCCACCAAAGTTCTTATGTTGAAGATGATATCAAGAGAAGTAAACAGACATAACATACACCACAACAGCAAATTAGTGGTTATTGGATTTTAGTATGCCTAAGGGGAAATGCTTTGATCTttcattgattcttcttcttcttctttttttttcttggtgagattttaatttttttcataaaGCAAGCTTTTCCAAATTCCTAATTATTGCAGGGTTATAACTCTCAAACAATAACCATCTACCGTAATTCCCCCTTGCTGTGTATCATAGAAGATTTATAGAACAAGCCCCTTTCCATGATTCAGATTATAAAATAGAGTTTTTTTACAAGTTAAAAGACACAGTTTGAAAGAACAGACCATCATCATAAAATCAGTAAAATTCTCATAAGAAAAACCAGTTTACAACTATAGTAACCAAATCAAGACACCACTTTGTTTTAGCCAGATCAGAATCTATTATTGCTTACTGTAAGTCCAGTACAGAACTTGTATCAATAGAATTATAGAACAAACACAGCAAACATTGTATCCATGGATTAGATTTTGTTTTTCCAATTGGAAGAATGGCCAATTAAGGGTTATAACCATGAAGAGTACTGGGTAACCTAAGGAGAAGTCGATGATTAGCTTATGTAATCCTGGAAAACATGCTAGCAAACAAAAGCAAACGTGGCATAAATGCATGGATTGAAACAAGAAATTGTGTAGCCAAAATGCGGGGTAATAAGTTGAGACCAATATATATACCTTTTAAGATACCTGAACATATCTACATTTTAATTTAACTCTCAAAAGTTCTAtataagaaagtgaaacaaaCAAGTAGATATACAGATAGATTCTGTATATAATTGATTCATTTACTTCGGGTTAGAAGTTTATGCGAACATAAATAAGCAGGACTACAATTTTCATTCAAACTTGAACttgtgctgctgctgctgctgcaatatagaatatatatatatatatatatatatatatatatatatatagagagagagagagagagagagagagagagagagagttgcttcAGAAccaaaagagaagggaagagatggGCTCTGGTCTCTAAGGACAATGACATCAGTTCTTCATCATCGATCAGCTGCTCCCAATGATATCCTTGTAAGtgtctttgattttattgatcAAAGCTTCCCTGGAATTCCATTTATCCCAAGTGACTGGGTTACCgcataaaaagagaagaagggtaAGGGAATTGATCTAAATATAATTCTAAATTTTGTATGCTTACCGATCGGGTTTGAATACCAGGTTCTGATAAGCAAACCACTGCAAGGAATGGCGAGAAACAAGCATTTGCATCAGTAACCTGAGAGAGAAACAAATGGACTCCTCCTTCCTCAcctattctattctattctaCTACCACATGGTGCCTGCCCAGGAATTGTTAATATTCCACTTCACTGTCCTACCTCTTATTATTGTTCACTGATTCAAGACTTACTTACTTACCCCTGTGTAACCGATTCCAACGAGCTCCAGCACACCAGGGACTAACGGAAGCCTATCAATCGCCTGGTTTGGCATGCATTATTTTAAattacaataattaattaaatatcaggggaagagaaatagaaaaacataGAAATGTTTCAGTTTATCAGTTTATGATTTTTCAAAGTCTTTcattcttcctcctcctctaatTACATAATTTTGTGCAGGTGAAGAAGAGATTAGAGCAGTAGGCTATAGCCAAATAAGGACAGAAATTGTGCAAGTTTGTGTTAGGAATAAATAACAGGGAGTCTCACCGAGATCATGCCAGTGGAGACCCAGAGCCCAACCGCACCGGCCAATGCAAGAGAAGTCACAGCGTATTTGTCTTCCAGCTTCTCCCACTGTACAAACCCACCCATCCTCAgaaggcaaaaacaaaaaaagactaCCAACCACAGATACTACTACTCCCATAGTCtaatactactactactactactactactactactacgtATGGAATCCTAACTTTCATGTTATATGTATTAGGGAAAAAACCGAGGTGAAATGAATCAATCCTTACTGCTTCTTGAATGGATTTTACGATCTCATCAGGTAGCTCAGCTGCGGTAACTTCGGCTGATGTTTCTCCTGTGGCCATTGCGACAACATTCCGGGAGATCTTACGACCTGGGAAGTGAAAGCAGCCAAAAAAATCAATCAATCCATCCAAGTTGCAGTGCTTTCAGAACATTAATTTCCATTACGAAAGGCTCAAAGCTTAGCATTCAACTGTTCTTCTTTTTTActctgtttaaaaaaaataataaaaaacaagcAATTGCAGAACTCACAATAGGCAGTAGAAGTCCAGGTATCACGAACCGACTGAGAAGGAACAGCCATGGGAGGCGGAGGGAGTGTTGGGAGGCTGACGGCGGCCGATTGGCGAGGAGCTTTGCCGTCTATCAGGGTTGATGATGAGGAGATGGAAAATGTTGTTGAAGTCGACGCCATCGCTTCACAGTCTCCTCCAAGATTTCggccctcttcctcctcctttgcgTTCACAGGAATCCGGGGGCCACACCCACACTAGTTGATGATGCCCACGATGATGATGGATAAGAAGATGTGGAGATCTTCAAAGTACTACAACTCCAATTttaaacttgatttttttttcttttaataaaaataaaaaaaatttcccttcttATAATTAAGGATCCAATGGAGTAGTAGTATGGGTGGTGGGGAACCCCTTCAAATCTCCCAAACGTCTGGCGATGGCTGACCAATCGTTCCTTCCCTTCATCAGGATAGCGCTGACGTGGTAATTGGATAGGCATTTTATGGCGTTTAATTGGTTGAGCAGCTTCAGGTGGGGTTCCATAGAATCCCTTCTCCTTCAATGAATGAAT is drawn from Telopea speciosissima isolate NSW1024214 ecotype Mountain lineage chromosome 1, Tspe_v1, whole genome shotgun sequence and contains these coding sequences:
- the LOC122657473 gene encoding protein CURVATURE THYLAKOID 1B, chloroplastic-like isoform X1, translating into MASTSTTFSISSSSTLIDGKAPRQSAAVSLPTLPPPPMAVPSQSVRDTWTSTAYCRKISRNVVAMATGETSAEVTAAELPDEIVKSIQEAWEKLEDKYAVTSLALAGAVGLWVSTGMISAIDRLPLVPGVLELVGIGYTGWFAYQNLVFKPDREALINKIKDTYKDIIGSS
- the LOC122671618 gene encoding caffeic acid 3-O-methyltransferase-like isoform X2, which produces MGSVVEEQVETRPPSKEEQEEEEEACLYAMQLASFSVLPMVLKSAIDLDLLEIIAKAGAGAQVSASEIAVHLPTHNPDAPVMLDRILRLLASYSILTCSHCTLDDGRVERLYGLAPVSRFLVKNQDGVSLAPLVLMNQDKVLMESWYYLKDAVLEGGIPFNKAHGMTSFEYHGTDPRFNKVFNSGMSNHSTITMKKILDTYKGFEGLTSLVDVGGGIGATVHMIVSKYPSIRGINFDLPHVIDDAPSYTGVEHVGGDMFVHIPKADAVFMKWICHDWSDDHCLKFLRKCYEALPDDGKVIVVECILPSTPETTRAAQSVIHIDCIMLAHNPGGKERTQKEFEALAKGAGFPGFRVACAAYSTWVMEFLKKP
- the LOC122657473 gene encoding protein CURVATURE THYLAKOID 1B, chloroplastic-like isoform X2 gives rise to the protein MASTSTTFSISSSSTLIDGKAPRQSAAVSLPTLPPPPMAVPSQSVRDTWTSTAYCRKISRNVVAMATGETSAEVTAAELPDEIVKSIQEAWEKLEDKYAVTSLALAGAVGLWVSTGMISAIDRLPLVPGVLELVGIGYTGWFAYQNLVFKPSREALINKIKDTYKDIIGSS